Proteins encoded by one window of Aspergillus chevalieri M1 DNA, chromosome 6, nearly complete sequence:
- a CDS encoding trehalose-6-phosphate synthase (CAZy:GT20;~COG:H;~EggNog:ENOG410QEIQ;~InterPro:IPR001830;~PFAM:PF00982;~go_function: GO:0003824 - catalytic activity [Evidence IEA];~go_process: GO:0005992 - trehalose biosynthetic process [Evidence IEA]) — MAPEQRRLIIVSNRLPVSVKRVDGGYKSSLSSGGLVTSLSGLTKSTQFSWFGWPGIEVNDPKDREEVSKSLAEHHAVGIFLDNALANAHYNNFSNSILWPILHYQSGMTFDDAPWHAYQKVNELFADAVAKEARKGDLIWVHDYHLMLLPKLLRERLVKQGKNCAIGFSLHTPFPASDFWRALPVRNAMIEGLLSSDLIGFHTDEYKQNFIGTCVNLLGAQTGVPNRIQYKDRLVEAGTFIVGIDPQKFDDTLSKPEVQKRIKELEERYKDVHVIIGVDRLDYIKGLTHKLKGYDRFLDDHPELKDKVLLIQVAVPSREDVKEYQDLETEISTIAGKINGKHATPDGSPLLYMHRSIPFDELTAMYSVADVCLLTSSRDGMNLVSFEYVACQEKRHGVLVLSEFAGASVFMKGGSVNLHPANTAELAQAIHKAVTMDGKERKERYEKLSEFINTNTSAEWGKKFIENLSKRL, encoded by the exons ATGGCACCCGAGCAGAGACGCCTTATTATCGTCTCTAATCGTCTCCCTGTGTCAGTGAAACGGGTAGATGGCGGTTATAAATCCTCTTTGTCAAGTGGCGGTCTCGTTACATCGCTGTCCGGTCTGACCAAATCGACACAATTCAGCTGGTTTGGATGGCCTGGTATCGAGGTAAATGATCCTAAGGACCGTGAGGAGGTATCGAAGAGCTTGGCGGAGCATCATGCCGTGGGGATCTTCCTGGATAATGCGCTGGCGAACGCGCACTATAACAACTTTTCTA ATTCCATTCTCTGGCCAATCCTCCACTACCAATCCGGCATGACCTTCGACGATGCGCCATGGCACGCGTACCAAAAAGTGAACGAGCTCTTCGCCGACGCAGTCGCTAAAGAAGCCAGAAAGGGAGATCTAATCTGGGTGCACGATTACCACCTTATGCTTCTACCTAAGCTTCTCCGCGAGCGTTTAGTCAAGCAGGGAAAGAATTGTGCGATTGGGTTCTCGCTACATACGCCGTTTCCCGCAAGCGATTTCTGGAGAGCGCTTCCGGTGCGGAATGCCATGATTGAAGGACTGTTGTCGAGCGATTTGATTGGTTTCCATACGGATGAATATAAGCAGAACTTTATCGGGACTTGTGTGAACTTGTT GGGTGCTCAAACCGGGGTACCGAATAGGATTCAGTACAAGGACCGGTTGGTCGAGGCGGGCACTTTCATCGTTGGAATCGATCCGCAGAAGTTCGATGATACTTTGAGCAAGCCTGAGGTACAGAAACGGATCAAGGAACTGGAGGAAAGATACAAGGACGTCCATGTGATTATCGGTGTTGATCGACTTGACTATATCAAGGGATTGACACACAAACTAAAAGGATATGATCGGTTCCTTGACGACCATCCGGAATTGAAGGATAAGGTTCTGTTGATTCAGGTGGCAGTTCCAAGTCGTGAGGATGTCAAGGAGTATCAGGATCTAGAGACGGAGATTAGTACGATTGCTGGGAAGATTAACGGGAAGCATG CGACCCCTGACGGCTCCCCCCTTCTATACATGCACCGCTCCATTCCCTTCGATGAACTAACGGCGATGTATTCCGTCGCCGATGTATGTCTGCTTACCTCCTCACGAGATGGCATGAACCTCGTCTCCTTCGAATACGTCGCCTGCCAGGAGAAGCGCCACGGAGTCCTAGTTCTCTCAGAGTTCGCCGGAGCATCCGTATTCATGAAAGGCGGAAGCGTCAATTTGCACCCGGCAAATACAGCTGAACTCGCGCAGGCAATCCACAAGGCCGTGACTATGGATGGGAAGGAGCGTAAGGAGAGATATGAGAAATTGAGTGAATTTATCAATACTAACACGAG TGCTGAATGGGGAAAGAAGTTCATTGAGAACTTGTCGAAAAGGCTGTGA